A window of the Zeugodacus cucurbitae isolate PBARC_wt_2022May chromosome 4, idZeuCucr1.2, whole genome shotgun sequence genome harbors these coding sequences:
- the LOC105211583 gene encoding long-chain-fatty-acid--CoA ligase 5 isoform X2 encodes MSCCGQITTIRPPIEMSSQSDVLKLRYDPRLDIHRRGPDHIHVSKFYKEAKNGKFISYITENVRTLYQTFREGAYSSNNGPCLGWRETLTSPYQWINYDEALLRAKNFGAGMIALGARPKQLVGIYSQNRPEWILYEQGCYSFSLVVVPLYDTLGPEACAFIMRQTEMSLVVVEDDAKALMLLEKAPPTLKIIVAIKPIRQHTLDRARSRGIQIFSFIDVEKLGAKGNHPEVPPVSEDLCTVCYTSGTTGNPKGVMLTHGNVVAGVCAVILQMGEHRIRAGDVMISFLPLAHMFERCCENGIYYVGGCVGFYSGDIKELTNDLKMLKPTVMPAVPRLLNRVYDKIQNEIASSAIKRTLFNMALKAKEKELARGIMRRNGCWDKLVFKKVHQAFGGNLRLMVVGSAPLAGNVLTFMRCALGCLVLEGYGQTECTGAISLTVQGDYVPNHVGPPVSCNAVKLVDVPEMEYFASQNTGEVCVRGSNVFHGYYKDPEKTAEAVDSEGWHHTGDVGTWLPNGTLRIIDRRKHIFKLSQGEYIVPEKIENIYTLSQYVNQVYVYGESLKSCIIAVVVPDVDVLKQWAIDNRVKGTLSVLCNNPQVKELIMSDMLKWGKQSGLKSFEQVKDIYLHPDPFSVQNGLLTPTFKAKRPQLKSYFKPQLDDMYKHLD; translated from the exons ATGTCGTGCTGTGgccaaataacaacaattcgTCCACCCATCGAAATGTCCAGTCAAAGTGACGTTTTGAAG TTGAGATACGATCCGCGACTAGACATTCATCGCAGG GGTCCTGATCACATACACGTTTCGAAATTCTATAAAGAAGCGAAGAATGGCAAATTCATCAGTTACATTACCGAGAACGTGCGAACGCTGTATCAGACATTTCGCGAAGGTGCCTACTCCTCGAACAATGGACCGTGTTTGGGTTGGCGTGAGACTCTCACATCACCATATCAG TGGATCAATTACGATGAAGCGTTGTTACGCGCCAAGAATTTCGGCGCCGGTATGATTGCTCTAGGTGCGCGTCCCAAACAATTGGTTGGCATTTACTCGCAAAACCGTCCCGAGTGGATTTTATACGAGCAGGGTTGTTACAGTTTCTCTTTGGTTGTTGTGCCGTTGTACGATACGCTCGGACCGGAAGCGTGTGCGTTCATCATGCGCCAAACGGAAATGTCATTGGTTGTAGTTGAAGACGATGCCAAGGCATTGATGTTGTTGGAGAAAGCGCCACCCACGCTGAAGATCATAGTCGCCATCAAACCAATACGACAACACACGTTGGATCGTGCCCGGAGCCGTGGCATACAGATCTTCTCATTCATCGATGTGGAGAAATTGGGTGCCAAGGGCAATCATCCGGAAGTGCCACCGGTGTCCGAAGATTTGTGTACCGTTTGCTACACATCCGGCACTACAGGTAATCCAAAAGGTGTGATGCTCACGCACGGCAATGTTGTTGCAGGTGTATGCGCGGTGATTTTGCAAATGG GCGAACACCGTATCCGAGCCGGCGATGTAATGATATCGTTCTTGCCGCTGGCGCATATGTTTGAACGTTGCTGTGAGAATGGCATCTACTATGTGGGTGGATGTGTGGGCTTCTACTCGGGCGACATTAAGGAGCTGACTAACGATTTGAAAATGTTGAAACCAACCGTAATGCCAGCGGTGCCGCGTTTACTAAATCGGGTCTATGATAAAATCCAAAATGAGATTGCCTCTTCGGCAATCAAACGCACTTTATTCAATATGGCGCTCAAGGCCAAGGAGAAAGAACTCGCACGCGGTATTATGCGTCGCAATGGCTGTTGGGACAAGTTGGTCTTCAAGAAAGTTCATCAAG CTTTTGGCGGCAATCTGCGTCTGATGGTTGTAGGTTCTGCGCCTCTGGCCGGCAACGTGTTGACTTTCATGCGCTGCGCACTTGGTTGCTTAGTGTTGGAGGGTTACGGCCAAACCGAATGTACCGGCGCCATTTCGTTAACCGTACAGGGTGACTACGTGCCGAATCATGTGGGTCCACCGGTCTCCTGCAACGCCGTCAAA CTTGTGGATGTGCCGGAAATGGAGTATTTCGCCAGTCAAAATACTGGAGAGGTATGCGTTCGAGGTTCTAATGTATTCCATGG TTATTATAAAGATCCAGAGAAGACTGCCGAGGCAGTCGATTCCGAAGGCTGGCATCATACGGGCGATGTTGGCACATGGCTACCGAACGGTACTTTGCGAATAATCGATCGTCGCAAGCATATTTTCAAACTTAGCCAAGGTGAATACATCGTTCcagagaaaattgaaaatatctacACGCTGAGTCAATATGTAAATCAGGTGTATGTCTACGGCGAGAGTCTTAAG AGCTGCATTATTGCCGTCGTTGTGCCTGATGTGGATGTTCTGAAGCAATGGGCCATCGACAATCGTGTAAAGGGCACACTCTCTGTGCTTTGCAATAATCCACAGGTGAAAGAGCTAATTATGAGCGATATGCTGAAATGGGGAAAACAGAGTGGCTTGAAATCATTTGAACAG GTGAAAGACATTTATTTACATCCCGATCCGTTTTCGGTACAAAATGGCTTACTAACGCCGACTTTTAAAGCGAAACGGCCACAATTGAAGAGCTACTTCAAGCCGCAGCTGGATGATATGTACAAACATTTAGATTAG
- the LOC105211583 gene encoding long-chain-fatty-acid--CoA ligase 5 isoform X3 → MSCCGQITTIRPPIEMSSQSDVLKGPDHIHVSKFYKEAKNGKFISYITENVRTLYQTFREGAYSSNNGPCLGWRETLTSPYQWINYDEALLRAKNFGAGMIALGARPKQLVGIYSQNRPEWILYEQGCYSFSLVVVPLYDTLGPEACAFIMRQTEMSLVVVEDDAKALMLLEKAPPTLKIIVAIKPIRQHTLDRARSRGIQIFSFIDVEKLGAKGNHPEVPPVSEDLCTVCYTSGTTGNPKGVMLTHGNVVAGVCAVILQMGEHRIRAGDVMISFLPLAHMFERCCENGIYYVGGCVGFYSGDIKELTNDLKMLKPTVMPAVPRLLNRVYDKIQNEIASSAIKRTLFNMALKAKEKELARGIMRRNGCWDKLVFKKVHQAFGGNLRLMVVGSAPLAGNVLTFMRCALGCLVLEGYGQTECTGAISLTVQGDYVPNHVGPPVSCNAVKLVDVPEMEYFASQNTGEVCVRGSNVFHGYYKDPEKTAEAVDSEGWHHTGDVGTWLPNGTLRIIDRRKHIFKLSQGEYIVPEKIENIYTLSQYVNQVYVYGESLKSCIIAVVVPDVDVLKQWAIDNRVKGTLSVLCNNPQVKELIMSDMLKWGKQSGLKSFEQVKDIYLHPDPFSVQNGLLTPTFKAKRPQLKSYFKPQLDDMYKHLD, encoded by the exons ATGTCGTGCTGTGgccaaataacaacaattcgTCCACCCATCGAAATGTCCAGTCAAAGTGACGTTTTGAAG GGTCCTGATCACATACACGTTTCGAAATTCTATAAAGAAGCGAAGAATGGCAAATTCATCAGTTACATTACCGAGAACGTGCGAACGCTGTATCAGACATTTCGCGAAGGTGCCTACTCCTCGAACAATGGACCGTGTTTGGGTTGGCGTGAGACTCTCACATCACCATATCAG TGGATCAATTACGATGAAGCGTTGTTACGCGCCAAGAATTTCGGCGCCGGTATGATTGCTCTAGGTGCGCGTCCCAAACAATTGGTTGGCATTTACTCGCAAAACCGTCCCGAGTGGATTTTATACGAGCAGGGTTGTTACAGTTTCTCTTTGGTTGTTGTGCCGTTGTACGATACGCTCGGACCGGAAGCGTGTGCGTTCATCATGCGCCAAACGGAAATGTCATTGGTTGTAGTTGAAGACGATGCCAAGGCATTGATGTTGTTGGAGAAAGCGCCACCCACGCTGAAGATCATAGTCGCCATCAAACCAATACGACAACACACGTTGGATCGTGCCCGGAGCCGTGGCATACAGATCTTCTCATTCATCGATGTGGAGAAATTGGGTGCCAAGGGCAATCATCCGGAAGTGCCACCGGTGTCCGAAGATTTGTGTACCGTTTGCTACACATCCGGCACTACAGGTAATCCAAAAGGTGTGATGCTCACGCACGGCAATGTTGTTGCAGGTGTATGCGCGGTGATTTTGCAAATGG GCGAACACCGTATCCGAGCCGGCGATGTAATGATATCGTTCTTGCCGCTGGCGCATATGTTTGAACGTTGCTGTGAGAATGGCATCTACTATGTGGGTGGATGTGTGGGCTTCTACTCGGGCGACATTAAGGAGCTGACTAACGATTTGAAAATGTTGAAACCAACCGTAATGCCAGCGGTGCCGCGTTTACTAAATCGGGTCTATGATAAAATCCAAAATGAGATTGCCTCTTCGGCAATCAAACGCACTTTATTCAATATGGCGCTCAAGGCCAAGGAGAAAGAACTCGCACGCGGTATTATGCGTCGCAATGGCTGTTGGGACAAGTTGGTCTTCAAGAAAGTTCATCAAG CTTTTGGCGGCAATCTGCGTCTGATGGTTGTAGGTTCTGCGCCTCTGGCCGGCAACGTGTTGACTTTCATGCGCTGCGCACTTGGTTGCTTAGTGTTGGAGGGTTACGGCCAAACCGAATGTACCGGCGCCATTTCGTTAACCGTACAGGGTGACTACGTGCCGAATCATGTGGGTCCACCGGTCTCCTGCAACGCCGTCAAA CTTGTGGATGTGCCGGAAATGGAGTATTTCGCCAGTCAAAATACTGGAGAGGTATGCGTTCGAGGTTCTAATGTATTCCATGG TTATTATAAAGATCCAGAGAAGACTGCCGAGGCAGTCGATTCCGAAGGCTGGCATCATACGGGCGATGTTGGCACATGGCTACCGAACGGTACTTTGCGAATAATCGATCGTCGCAAGCATATTTTCAAACTTAGCCAAGGTGAATACATCGTTCcagagaaaattgaaaatatctacACGCTGAGTCAATATGTAAATCAGGTGTATGTCTACGGCGAGAGTCTTAAG AGCTGCATTATTGCCGTCGTTGTGCCTGATGTGGATGTTCTGAAGCAATGGGCCATCGACAATCGTGTAAAGGGCACACTCTCTGTGCTTTGCAATAATCCACAGGTGAAAGAGCTAATTATGAGCGATATGCTGAAATGGGGAAAACAGAGTGGCTTGAAATCATTTGAACAG GTGAAAGACATTTATTTACATCCCGATCCGTTTTCGGTACAAAATGGCTTACTAACGCCGACTTTTAAAGCGAAACGGCCACAATTGAAGAGCTACTTCAAGCCGCAGCTGGATGATATGTACAAACATTTAGATTAG
- the LOC105212006 gene encoding lysosome-associated membrane glycoprotein 5: MSKESRIGLQIVHYLLICALVSVCDSLQLGAFTTKTPRVTKYTTKPASSSSMNHDATTSIYRLNATNGITCILMSVDGLISIKYRNKLNEDVEADLYLPDEPKLSGECVESNMEILRLEFKGFVLTMTFRKSSGGEGWYINLFELTYSSSNSLFEHPDRPNLDVKLTSPAHTPMYFPTPVGKSYVCDKEQSVVLYAPIDSGDMSGHIARLYLRDLHMQSFMFKESGKWGPPFHCSATGSYRDETAPLAVGTALAIAVLLTISGYGGWRYFKIKKVQYGSME; encoded by the exons ATGTCTAAGGAAAGTCGAATTGGTCTACAAATTGTACACTATCTTCTAATATGCGCCTTAG TGTCTGTTTGTGATAGCCTACAGCTAGGCGCTTTCACTACCAAAACGCCCAGAGTTACCAAGTACACGACAAAGCCAGCGTCG TCTTCCTCAATGAATCATGATGCCACAACCTCGATTTATCGGCTCAATGCCACAAATGGCATCACTTGTATTCTGATGAGTGTGGATGGGCTCATCAGTATTAAATATCGGAACAAGTTGAATGAGGATGTTGAGGCTGATCTATATCTACCCGATGAGCCAAAGCTGAGTGGCGAATGTGTAGAGTCCAATATGGAAATATTGCGATTAGAATTTAAAGGATTTGTCTTGACAATGACATTCCGAAAG TCATCTGGTGGCGAGGGCTGGTACATAAATCTATTCGAACTCACTTATTCTTCATCGAATTCGCTATTCGAGCATCCCGATCGCCCGAATTTGGATGTGAAACTAACTTCGCCGGCACACACACCAATGTACTTCCCAACGCCCGTCGGCAAGTCTTATGTTTGCGATAAGGAACAAAGCGTTGTATTGTATGCCCCAATAGACTCCGGCGACATGTCGGGGCACATCGCCCGCCTCTACCTGCGTGATCTACATATGCAAAGCTTCATGTTTAAGGAGAGCGGCAAGTGGGGTCCACCGTTCCATTGCAGCGCTACGGGCTCATATCGCGATGAGACGGCACCACTAGCGGTGGGCACCGCCTTGGCGATAGCGGTACTGCTAACAATATCCGGTTACGGTGGTTGGCG CTACTTCAAAATCAAGAAAGTGCAATATGGTTCTATGGAGTAA